The following proteins come from a genomic window of Acanthopagrus latus isolate v.2019 chromosome 5, fAcaLat1.1, whole genome shotgun sequence:
- the c5h9orf78 gene encoding telomere length and silencing protein 1 homolog, producing the protein MPSGKNFRRRKESSDEEEEDETTREVRLKVEEAKELQSLRKRQTGVSVTALLVGEKLPPEAEIDNDPFKMKTGGVVDMKKVKDRNRDMTEEETDLNLGTSFSAETNRRDEDADMMKYIETELKKKKGLVEAEEQKVKQKNAEDHLYELPENIRVNSAKKTEEMLSNQMLSGIPEVDLGIDAKIKNIIFTEEAKAKLLAEQRNKKKDNGTSFVPTNIAVNYVQHNRFYHEDVNAPQRHHRHREEPKARPLRVGDTEKPGPEATSPPNYRKRPNNEKATDDYHYEKFKKMNRRY; encoded by the exons ATGCCGAGTGGCAAAAACTTTAGAAGGAGAAAGGAGTCGtcggatgaggaggaggaggatgagacaACTCGAGAAGTCAG GTTGAAAGTAGAGGAAGCTAAAGAGCTTCAGAGTTTGAGGAAACGGCAGACTGGAGTCAG TGTGACCGCACTGTTGGTTGGAGAAAAACTGCCACCAGAGGCTGAAATTGAT AATGacccttttaaaatgaagactGGAGGAGTTGTGGACATGAAGAAagtcaaagacagaaacagggaCAT gacagaagaggagacagaCCTCAACCTGGGCACGTCTTTTTCTGCTGAAACTAACCGAAGAGACGAAGATGCAGACAT GATGAAATATATTGAGACAgagctgaaaaagaagaagggttTGGttgaggcagaggagcagaaggtTAAGCAGAAGAATGCAGAGGACCACCTGTATGAGCTGCCCGAGAACATCCGAGTCAATTCAGCCAAAAAGACGGAGGAGATGTTGTCCAATCAGATGCTGAGTGGGATCCCTGAAGTCGATCTTGGCATTGA TGCCAAGATAAAGAACATCATTTTCACAGAGGAGGCAAAAGCCAAACTTCTGGCAGAACAgaggaacaagaaaaaagacaatgGCACATCATTTGTACCCACCAACATCGCTGTCAATTATGTCCAACACAACCGCT TCTATCATGAGGATGTGAATGCACCACAGAGgcaccacagacacagagaagagcCCAAAGCGAGGCCGCTGCGTGTGGGAGACACTGAGAAACCAGGTCCAGAAG CTACGTCACCACCCAACTACCGCAAACGTCCAAACAACGAAAAGGCCACAGACGACTACCATTACGAGAAGTTCAAGAAGATGAACCGACGATATTGA
- the med22 gene encoding mediator of RNA polymerase II transcription subunit 22 isoform X1, translating to MATQRVLPQSKESLLQNYNKRLKDDIRSILDNFTEIVKTAKIEDETQVSRATQAEQDHYEMHVRAANIVRAGESLMKLVSDLKQFLILNDFPSVNDAISLQNQQLRSLQDECDKKLTSLRDEIAIDLFELEEEYYSSSYSQWDSTDLPLCEAYRRRDSWASPGSSCSSTQGDREDVEGPPSQETNPQHHLNGHGTSSIEKP from the exons ATGGCCACACAGAGAGTGCTCCCTCAGAGCAAAGAGAGTCTGCTGCAGAACTACAACAAGAGGCTGAAGGATGACATCAGGTCCATCCTTGACAACTTCACAGAAATCGTCAAGACAGCAAAG atAGAGGACGAGACACAGGTGTCCCGAGCAACCCAAGCAGAGCAGGACCATTATGAGATGCACGTCAGAGCAGCCAACATT GTGCGAGCCGGTGAGTCCCTGATGAAGCTGGTGTCGGATCTGAAGCAGTTCCTGATTCTGAACGACTTCCCGTCGGTGAATGACGCCATCAGCCTCCAGAACCAGCAGCTCCGCTCGCTGCAGGACGAGTGCGACAAGAAGCTCACCTCGCTCCGTGACGAGATCGCCATCGACCTGTTTGAGCTAGAGGAAGAATATTACTCCTCCAG CTACAGTCAGTGGGACAGCACTGATCTGCCGCTATGCGAGGCCTACCGTAGACGAGACAGTTGGGCCTCCCcgggcagcagctgcagctccacccaGGGTGACCGAGAGGACGTGGAGGGACCTCCTTCGCAGGAGACAAACCCCCAACACCACCTCAACGGACACGGGACGTCCTCAATAGAGAAACCATGA
- the med22 gene encoding mediator of RNA polymerase II transcription subunit 22 isoform X2, which yields MATQRVLPQSKESLLQNYNKRLKDDIRSILDNFTEIVKTAKIEDETQVSRATQAEQDHYEMHVRAANIVRAGESLMKLVSDLKQFLILNDFPSVNDAISLQNQQLRSLQDECDKKLTSLRDEIAIDLFELEEEYYSSRYK from the exons ATGGCCACACAGAGAGTGCTCCCTCAGAGCAAAGAGAGTCTGCTGCAGAACTACAACAAGAGGCTGAAGGATGACATCAGGTCCATCCTTGACAACTTCACAGAAATCGTCAAGACAGCAAAG atAGAGGACGAGACACAGGTGTCCCGAGCAACCCAAGCAGAGCAGGACCATTATGAGATGCACGTCAGAGCAGCCAACATT GTGCGAGCCGGTGAGTCCCTGATGAAGCTGGTGTCGGATCTGAAGCAGTTCCTGATTCTGAACGACTTCCCGTCGGTGAATGACGCCATCAGCCTCCAGAACCAGCAGCTCCGCTCGCTGCAGGACGAGTGCGACAAGAAGCTCACCTCGCTCCGTGACGAGATCGCCATCGACCTGTTTGAGCTAGAGGAAGAATATTACTCCTCCAGGTACAAGTAG
- the nfu1 gene encoding NFU1 iron-sulfur cluster scaffold homolog, mitochondrial has translation MATYIQVGRLLGISARLSRPLVGSGYQSAGFHWPSHNTGVSNRWPQNPHWVVPGRTMFVQTQDTPNPNSLKFLPGRTVLESGTMNFDSPRDAHCSPLVRQLFRIDGVKGVLLGPDFITISKADANMEWKVIKPDVFATIMDFFTSGLPVVNEDSQPSVDTAPSDDDDEVVAMIKELLDTRIRPTVQEDGGDVLYRGFEDGIVKLKLQGSCTSCPSSIVTLKSGIQNMLQFYVPEVESVEQVKDEEEEEAAQA, from the exons ATGGCGACTTACATACAGGTCGGCAGGTTGTTGGGTATTTCAGCAAGACTTTCGCGTCC TCTTGTTGGCAGTGGATATCAGAGTGCTGGATTTCACTGGCCTTCACATAACACAGGAGTCTCTAACAGATGGCCACAAAACCCCCATTGGGTTGTCCCTG GAAGGACCATGTTTGTGCAGACGCAGGACACACCAAATCCAAACAGCCTAAAGTTTCTGCCAGGTCGTACAGTTCTTGAATCGGGAACAATGAACTTTGACAGCCCTCGTGACGCACACTGCTCACCCTTAGTCAG acAGCTGTTCAGGATTGATGGAGTCAAGGGTGTGCTCCTGGGCCCAGACTTTATCACCATATCAAAG GCTGATGCAAATATGGAATGGAAAGTAATTAAGCCTGATGTATTCGCTACTATTATGGACTTTTTTACCTCTGGACTTCCTGTTGTAAATGAGGACAGCCAACCTAGTGTGGATACAg CTCcatcagatgatgatgatgaagtggtTGCGATGATCAAAGAACTGCTGGATACTCGAATAAG GCCAACAGTgcaggaggatggaggtgaCGTTCTGTATCGGGGTTTTGAAGACGGCATTGttaaactgaagctgcaggGCTCGTGCACCAGTTGTCCGAGTTCCATTGTTACTTTGAAGAGTGGAATCCAAAACATGCTGCAGTTTTACGTCCCTGAAGTTGAATCAGTGGAGCAG GTgaaggatgaggaagaggaggaggcagctcaAGCGTAA